A DNA window from Actinomycetes bacterium contains the following coding sequences:
- a CDS encoding metallophosphoesterase → MSAISRLNARWDRLRGEQGSRRRRVGIVVEVVVVGLVGCWLGLLAGGRLETPVGPLEARLAVQPNVHGGSELAIPPLGELTVDSHTGPWRLSAEVTRINAADARRIFSNPTTVEGLGEQVAKDLTNGVKKLVIRSVLAAVVGALLLGLMVFRRRFRLVMASGGVCLAAVLAGGGTAAATWDPESINEPKYQGLLASAPTVVGDAQSIVTDFQKYEAQLAILVTNVSRLYDVTSTLPAYRPDPSTVRILFVSDMHLNPASWEVIRSVTDQYDADAIVDAGDLMDHGTAPENFYVKSIGTLGVPYLWARGNHDSGVTEAAVAAQPNAVVLDGQIVEVAGLRFLGIGDPRFTPDKNTRDQNAPPSVSQVALLLADRAGAAAEAGHPVDVAVMHDGASALELDGLVPLVLSGHYHRREQSQLPAGTVSFLQGSTGGSGLAGLQNEKPTPVRASVLYFDRRTGRLQAWDDITLGGLGLVSAKIERKVYAEQFPPAVSPSASPTTP, encoded by the coding sequence GTGTCAGCCATCTCCCGGCTAAACGCGCGTTGGGACCGGCTGCGCGGCGAGCAGGGCAGCCGTCGTCGGCGGGTGGGCATCGTGGTCGAGGTGGTGGTTGTGGGTTTGGTGGGCTGCTGGTTGGGCCTGCTCGCGGGTGGCCGGCTCGAGACGCCAGTGGGGCCACTCGAGGCACGGCTGGCGGTGCAGCCCAATGTGCATGGCGGCAGCGAGCTCGCGATCCCGCCGCTGGGTGAGTTAACCGTCGACAGTCATACCGGGCCGTGGCGCCTGAGCGCCGAGGTGACCCGGATCAATGCCGCCGATGCGCGGCGCATCTTCAGCAATCCCACGACGGTCGAGGGCTTGGGGGAGCAGGTCGCGAAGGACCTGACGAACGGCGTCAAGAAACTCGTGATTCGGTCAGTCCTCGCCGCCGTGGTTGGCGCGCTGCTCCTGGGCCTGATGGTCTTCCGCCGCCGGTTCCGGCTTGTGATGGCCAGCGGGGGTGTGTGCCTGGCGGCCGTGCTGGCCGGGGGCGGGACAGCGGCGGCGACCTGGGATCCGGAGAGCATTAATGAGCCGAAGTACCAGGGTCTGCTCGCCAGTGCGCCCACGGTTGTAGGCGACGCGCAGAGCATCGTGACCGACTTCCAGAAGTACGAGGCACAGCTCGCGATACTCGTGACGAACGTCTCCCGGCTTTATGACGTGACGTCGACGTTGCCTGCGTACCGCCCTGACCCGTCGACGGTGCGGATCCTGTTCGTGTCCGACATGCATCTCAACCCCGCTTCCTGGGAGGTGATCCGGTCAGTTACGGACCAGTACGACGCCGACGCGATAGTGGACGCGGGCGACCTCATGGATCACGGGACAGCGCCGGAGAACTTCTACGTCAAGTCAATCGGGACACTGGGAGTGCCGTATTTATGGGCGCGTGGCAACCACGACTCGGGGGTGACAGAGGCCGCAGTCGCGGCGCAGCCGAACGCGGTGGTCCTCGACGGGCAGATCGTCGAGGTTGCGGGGCTGCGGTTTCTTGGGATTGGTGACCCGCGGTTCACCCCCGACAAGAACACCCGGGACCAGAACGCGCCGCCCAGCGTCTCACAGGTCGCTTTGCTGCTCGCCGACCGGGCCGGAGCAGCGGCGGAAGCGGGCCACCCGGTCGACGTCGCCGTGATGCATGACGGGGCATCGGCCCTTGAGCTGGACGGCCTGGTGCCACTCGTGCTCTCAGGGCACTACCACCGCCGCGAACAGAGCCAGCTCCCAGCCGGCACGGTGAGCTTCTTGCAGGGCTCGACCGGTGGCTCCGGGCTTGCCGGGCTGCAGAACGAGAAGCCGACGCCGGTGCGCGCGTCAGTGCTCTACTTTGATCGGCGGACGGGGCGTCTGCAAGCCTGGGACGACATTACGCTCGGCGGGCTCGGCCTGGTCTCAGCCAAGATCGAGCGGAAAGTCTATGCAGAGCAGTTCCCGCCGGCAGTGTCCCCGAGCGCGTCACCGACCACCCCGTAA